In the genome of Candidatus Deferrimicrobium sp., the window CGCCGGGATGAACGCGAAGATGGACGTCGAGGCCGCCGCCGAGGCGCGACGCCTGCAGGAAACCGCCGCCGTCGAAATCTCCCGGATCCGCGCCCAGTCGGAGTTCACTGGCGAACAGGAAGTGAAGAAGGCGCGCGAGGACCTGCGCCGGGAGGCGTCCCTCCTTTCGGCCCGCGCCGCCGAGGAGCTCGTCCGCAAGTCCTTGTCGGCCTCGGACAGGAGCCGGCGGGATTCCTCGATCGGCTTCACCGAGAGGTTCTCCCGCTCCTCGAACGTGCGGAGGATCGGCTTGATGAGGAGGGTGGAAAGCAGGAGCGCGAGGACGACCACCAGGCCCAATTGAAGAAGGGCAAGCTGGGAGATCTCCAACGTCTCGAAAATCTTGCTCACAAGTTCCATGAAACCGGCACTCCCCGAGGGCGGACTGGTCTACGGAAGGACATCTACAAGAGAAACGGAAGATTGGTACCACGCCAGCGACGGAACTGTCAAGGGCTTCTTGGCGGGCTTCTTGGCGGTTCAGGTGTGCCAAATGAAGAAGGGCGCCGGGGGGAACCCCGGCGCCCTTCCTGGAACCGTGCTGCCCGGAAAACTACTTCTTGGGCGCTTCAGCCGGAGCCGGTGCAGCGGGCGCGGCCGGAGCCGCGTTGTCGGCGGGCGCGGCAGGCGCGGGCGCGGCGGCCGGAGGCGGAGGCGGCGGCGGCTCTTCCTTCTTCGCACAAGCGGAGAGGCCGATCGTCGCGGCCAGCATCAGCACGAACATCATTGCCAGATACTTGCGCATTGGTCCTTACTCCTTTCCCTCGGAATTTATCCGTATTCGCGGATAGTGCTGCAATAGTGTATGACGCGCAATATAGCATAGGCAAATCGGGTTGCAATACTTTTTTTTGGTCAGCGTCCCCCGAACAGAACGTTGCAGAGACGATCGAGCTCCTCCGGCGAAAAGTAGGAAATTTCGACGCGTCCCCTCTTCAACGTACCGCGCAGCCGCACGCGCGTGCCGCCGCGGCGGGAGAGTTCCTCCTCGAGGCTTTTCCGGTGCGCATCCTGCGGAGCCGCGCTCCGCGCGGGTTTTCGCTTCCCCGCGGGCCCGCACAACCGCTCCGTCTCCCGAACCGACAGGCCGCGCCGCAGCACCGTCTCGCAGATCGACGACGCGTGCTCCGGAGGAGCGGAGAGGAGCGCGCGGGCGTGTCCGGCGGAGAGGCGTCCGTCCGCCACCGCCTGGCGGACCGGGGAGGGGAGCTTGAGGAGCCGCACGGTGTTGGCCACAGTGGCGCGGTCCTTCCCCACCCGTTCGGCCACCTGCTCCTGGGAGAGGGAAAAGTCGTGCGCCAGTCGCTGGTACCCCTCGGCAAGCTCTATGGCGTTCAGATCCGCACGCTGGATGTTTTCGACCAGCGCGGCTTCGAGCGCCTCCCGGTCGGAGAGTCTGCGCACCACCGCCGGGATGGCGGTGAGTCCCGCGGCCTCCGCGGCGCGAAATCGGCGCTCGCCGGCGACCAGCTCATACCCGTCCGGGGTCGGCCGTACCAGCACCGGCTGAAGGATCCCCTTCTCCCGGATCGAGGCGGCAAGCTCTTCGAGGGTTTCCGGCGAAAAGGTTCTTCGTGGCTGAAGGCTCCCCGCGCGGATTTTTCCCACCGGGATCAGCAGGAACCCGGGGGGGCTCCCGGCGCCGGGAACCGACGGGGAAGGAGTGGTGCCTGTCAGCAGGGCGGAGAGGCCCCGTCCGAGGACCTTCTTCTTTAAGGGTTCGTTCTTCCGTTCCATCGATTCACCATCTCCCGGGCCAGTTCGAGGTAACTTTGCGCCCCGCGGGAGGAAACGGCGTATAAAAGCGCCGGCTTCCCATGGGAGGGCGACTCGGACAGGCGAACATTTCTAGGTATAACTGTTTGAAATACTTGATCTTTCAGTATTTCACGAGCCTCGTCCGCGACCTGATGGGCAAGGTTGTTTCGCGCGTCAAACATGGTGAGCGCCACACCATCGATCCGCAGCCCCGGGTTCATCTCC includes:
- a CDS encoding ParB/RepB/Spo0J family partition protein, with product MERKNEPLKKKVLGRGLSALLTGTTPSPSVPGAGSPPGFLLIPVGKIRAGSLQPRRTFSPETLEELAASIREKGILQPVLVRPTPDGYELVAGERRFRAAEAAGLTAIPAVVRRLSDREALEAALVENIQRADLNAIELAEGYQRLAHDFSLSQEQVAERVGKDRATVANTVRLLKLPSPVRQAVADGRLSAGHARALLSAPPEHASSICETVLRRGLSVRETERLCGPAGKRKPARSAAPQDAHRKSLEEELSRRGGTRVRLRGTLKRGRVEISYFSPEELDRLCNVLFGGR